Within Hydra vulgaris chromosome 02, alternate assembly HydraT2T_AEP, the genomic segment aacaactaGAATTAAACAGGTCTGTACCGAGCCAACTTAGCGCTTCGGGAAAGCAAGAAAAATTGTGCTCCCttcctcttaaaaaaattaaatgtcagTGTCTTTAACTctgacataatttttatttaaagagacGGGGCGCAATTTATCTCATTTACAGAACATAAGAGCACTCTTTTGTTCACTAAATGAGCTTTTATTAATTAGAGTTTACGTAAGAAGGCgcaattttaactatttttcgTATCAACATCAAAGAGACCAAATTTATGCGCACCCGGCCTTGCCCTCAGTACGGCCCTGTAAATAGAATAGAATGGAACTAGATTTTTCatgtcatttaatatttttaaaacgatttgtggctatgaaaatagccgttttttaaacttgatagGGTTGTATCATTGACATTGGAAAGTATCACTGACATCCGCATCTTTGATTGAAATGTGAGCACACTCGCAATGATACCATTGTGGACATTTTGTGCATTGCACCCAATCGTTCTTTTTAGAGGATGTGTTCTTGCAAatctgtaataataatatattaaatgtcATCCTTGTAATCACTACTACAATATCTATTACTCCATCATTTTCTCAAATTTCATAGACAGCTATAATTTAGATATAACTGTTAACAACTCAAAGAAACAAGGAAATATGTGTTTATAAGGATAGGATCTAAAATGTAACAacggtatatatttatttttcgcCAACCAAATTGCATTTAATTCAAAGTGGACgaacaaaatagtaaaagaacAGGTTATTCCCTAATACAATATTGgaataaaaatttcagcttattattatgttgaaataaaataaacacttaCCCTACAAATATCGTACAAACGTTCAAAACCACTTTCAAGGTTCTTTAAACACCTACCGCATAAAGTATCGTATATATATTTACGAAATTGTACTTCATTAAATggatcattgatatttttttctgaaaacacaattttaaagaaagttaaataaaatagaaaataaaaaaattcgtgtaatgatgcatttttaaatagtcgCAGACAAATTATAAGCTATGCAAACtataattaacaattataatttattgaaCAATTACAGAACTAAATTCATAGTTAATAATTcataaatgaatttatatatgcaattaattaaatataagcaacataataaaaaattagttataaaatcgacaactaaaaaaatactaatatataaatattactcaAGATGCACTCTGTATGCAGAATGTATATTGTGTAAAAATAATGATACCTTCACAAAATTGTAATGCATAATAGCATATGTAAACACCACAGTTGTAACTATCCTTCTGTAAACAATGACTTGGGGCTGAAATGACGGTTGggtttaaaatgtcaaattttagTCGAAAAAGGTCTTTAGCAACAGCAATAGATTTATTGTGTGAAAAATTATTTGGCATAATATTGCAATGGAGTGGATCAAGTACAGTTACttcttttgttataacttttagatatattaaaatCCAATGAGAATTAGTTGGGTTAAAAGGAATAAGGACTTGTTCTATAACTTTAGTATCAACATCTCTCCATAAAAGCCGTAAACTTTTTGAACAGCTTAAAGCTGATGCTTCAGTTGGACCCAAATATTTCATTGAAGGGTACCCTTTTTCTAAGCAATGAAGAAAACTTCCTATGACTTTATCTTGAAGCCAGCCTTTTTAAAAACCTGgagtgctttttttaaattaaaggaaatGTCAGATGGTATATTGTTTTCTAATGTCAAAAGGGAAATAAAAGATACTTGGTGAGAGCCATGtctaaatatatcaataaattaaaaatatatatatatatatatatatatatttatatatataaacaaacacacatatatacaaataatttatattttacacacAAGTATAACTAATATACTGAAGGaaatatagtttattgttttatttactgtctaatatattatcaataacatcaaattaatttgaataagcaaatttatttaaaagctaaGATATTCGTAGAAAAATTG encodes:
- the LOC136077118 gene encoding uncharacterized protein LOC136077118 produces the protein MKYLGPTEASALSCSKSLRLLWRDVDTKVIEQVLIPFNPTNSHWILIYLKVITKEVTVLDPLHCNIMPNNFSHNKSIAVAKDLFRLKFDILNPTVISAPSHCLQKDSYNCGVYICYYALQFCEEKNINDPFNEVQFRKYIYDTLCGRCLKNLESGFERLYDICRICKNTSSKKNDWVQCTKCPQWYHCECAHISIKDADVSDTFQCQ